In the genome of Natronorubrum daqingense, the window CGGTGACGTCGTGATGACCCACTGTCACTCGACGGACGCGCTCTCCTGTGTCGAAGCCGCCCTCGAGGACGGCAAGGAGATCGAAGCGATCGTCAAGGAGACTCGACCCAGAAAGCAAGGTCACATCACGGCCCGACAGTTGCGCGAGTGGGGAGTTCCGGTGACGCTCGTCGTCGACAACGCGGCGCGTCGGTATCTCGATCGGGCGGATCACGTCCTCGTCGGCGCGGACAGCATCGCGGCCGACGGGAGCGTGATCAACAAGATCGGAACGAGCGGGCTTGCAGTCAACGCGCGCGAGCGCGGCGTTCCGGTGATGGTCGCCGCACAGACGATCAAACTCCATCCAGACACGATGACCGGCCACACGGTCGAAATCGAGATGCGCGCGGAGAGCGAAATCGTCTCGGACGACGAACGAGCCGACATCGACGACGAGTACGCCGACGACGACCTCGTCGTCGAGAATCCGGCGTTCGACGTCACCCCGCCGCGCTACGTCGACGCGATCGTCACCGAGCGCGGCCAGTACCCGCCGGAGAGCATC includes:
- a CDS encoding ribose 1,5-bisphosphate isomerase, coding for MTDRQHAVDSAVASTADDIAEMRTRGAATIADAAAGALATQAKRSEATTEAAFRTELRAAAKTLYETRPTAVSLPNALRYVLRGMEGATVAELRASTIDQAEAFQRELAQAQSKLGTVGSNRLRDGDVVMTHCHSTDALSCVEAALEDGKEIEAIVKETRPRKQGHITARQLREWGVPVTLVVDNAARRYLDRADHVLVGADSIAADGSVINKIGTSGLAVNARERGVPVMVAAQTIKLHPDTMTGHTVEIEMRAESEIVSDDERADIDDEYADDDLVVENPAFDVTPPRYVDAIVTERGQYPPESIVTLMRELFGETTSEPWEP